AACTCTATGCCGTCATCGACACGATTCTCTCGGTGAAACAGGACGCCATCACCGCCACGAGCTTCATCAACTACTCCATACTTTATAACAAGGTGAGCCAGTTCTCATTTGCAATCCCCAAGGGTGCAGGCATAGTGAACGTGAGCGGCGCGAATTTCCTTAACTGGGAAAAGAAAGAGGGAAAAGATGAGGATGTGATCAGCGTCCTTCTCTCATCGGGTGTCGAGGGCTCATACACGCTCACCGTGGAATATGAAAAGCCAATCGGGAAGATTAACAGCACATGGCCCCTGCCGCAGCTCAGCCTCCTGGGCGTGGAGCGCCAGAAGGGCACTTTCGGCTGCCTCTCCGAGGATAACATTGAGATCACCATGGCGGGCCTCCAGGGCGCAGGGAGGATCGACGAGAAGGACCTCCCTCTCGAAGTGAGAAATAAGGCGGCAAAGCCAATCCTGCTGGCTTTCAAATACCAGGCCATTCCCTGCCAGATCTCCCTTGAAACGAGGAAACTGGACGAGGTGCCTGTGCTTGCCACCACCATTGACATTGCCAGGGCCATTACCGTGGTAAACGATGAAGGGACTGGCATCACCACCCTGACCTACGAGATGAGGAACAATGAGAAGCAGTACCTCGATCTCACCCTTCCTCTCCGCAGCAGGCTCCTTGGCGCCTTCGTAAACAACCTGCCGGTGAAGCCTGTAAAAGGCAAGGGCGATGCCGTCAAGATCCCCCTCCTGAAGTCAAAAGGGGAGGGCGCAGCTGAGGCTTTCATCGTGGAGATCACCTACCTCACTGACCTGGGAGAGTTCAGGGGATTCACGGCCAAGAAGGTGCTTCCCCCCCTCTGCAGTATCCCCATATCGGATTTCTACTGGTCCCTCTACCTTCCCAGGGAGCAGCGCGTGCTCAGGTTCGGTGGAACGATGCAGCTTGTCACCGAGTCCGACGTCCGTATGGTCACTGAGAGGGTAAGCGCACCTGGCGACCTTCAGCAGAATGAAGCCGCCATGGAAAAGAAATGCATGAAGGAGGAATCAGAAATAAGTGTTGCGGGAAAAGACAAGTTACAGATGAAGCCCTCAATTGCAAGGCAGCGTGACTTTGAGGGAGCCACCCTGGCAAGGATCGACCAGGTAGTGTCGAGCAGCACCAAAGGAGTCAACCCCGTCAAGATAAGCATACCCCAGGCGGGAAGGCTCTACCGCTTCAACAAGCTCCTGGTCATTGACAGGAGCCCTGCCGTCATAGCATACTGCTACCAGAACTGGATATACTCGGCGCTTCTGCTGGTTTCCTTCGGCGCGGTGCTGGCCATGGGCGTGGCCCTGGCGAACCGCGGTGTCACAAGGAAAGCGGGTGCCATGGCGGTTCTTTCGCTTATAGTGCTCATCGCCGTCCGCACACACCTTGGAGAGTTCTTCAAGTACGGAATGACGGCATTCTTCCTGGCCTTTCTCTACTGGCTCTGGATCACTTACTCCGGGCAGGTTATCGACGCATTGAAGCTGAAGGCCGGTCGCAATGAGGCTGCGGCTTCATAAGGGCTCAATCATGGCTTGAATAAAAAAAGCCCTGGCCTCGACGGCCGGGGCTTTTCGATTTTCCCGGGAGGGCCTCTATATGGTTTCCTCCCAGAAGGCGCCTGCGGCATCAGGTGGTGCAGTGCCTTTGGCGCCGATATTTTTCAGGATAAGCTCGAGAGCCTTGTAATGCTTTTCAAAGAGGGCCGCAAGCGACTGGGGCTTCACACCCGGCACGGAAAGCGAGGCCACGAGCTCCACGGCCTCGGTGCGCAGGAACTTCATAAGCTCGGGAAGCTCATGGGCTCTCTCGTAGTCCCCAAGGATTTCCAGGAGAGCCTTGCGGGGCTTTTCCATGAGCTCGCCGTCGGGGAGCTGTCCTTTTTTAAGCTTTTGGAGGGCCTCCTCGACCGATTTCCTGTACTCCTCGAGGGCCTGGCCGAAGGGGATGGAGGGGGCCTTCTGCCTTTGCATCTGCGGTTTCTTCTCCATGGGCTCGGGCTTCGGCACGAGTTCATTCCTGACAGGGCTCGTGGACTTGCCTTTTGCGGCGATATCTCCTATTGTCTTCGCCATCCTTGAGATTGATTTCATAGGACCGGGCATTCCTTCAGCGGCTATCGCACCCTCAAAGCACTCATCCATCGCTGGGGAGAAGCACTCAGCTGCCGTTATCATCGGCATCGCTGCTGAGAGACTTGCCATGAAGCCCGGAGCAGGGGCACCTGCTCCCCTTGGCGCGCTTTGCTGCTTGAGCTTCATGTCCCACTGGTCCGGCATTTCCACGGGCTGCACCACCGTTCGCCGCGAGCCATCCTTGTTGACGATCTCGCTCTCATCGACGACGATGAATGCCGTGAAGCGAGAGAGGATGCTGTGGCCTGTAGATATGGCGATAATTTCCCTCTTTATCTCCTGCTGCCTCTGGGGCTCTATCCTGAATCGGTCTTCCAGGTCGGCAATGCGGGATCGCGCCCAGAGGGAAGAGAGGGCATGGAGGGGCAGTTCCTCGGGGGTTATGGTCTCCTCAAAGGAAGAGCCGTCGATATGGCGCCCCTTTACTTTCAGCGCTCCCACTGCCTTGTGGGTGAAATAGACGCAGGTTGCCTTCCCCGCAAAGAGATCGGCAACGGGGAAAGGTGCCAGCGACGCCCTGTCGGCCTGGGCACCTTCGTCGGCTATCGAGATGTCAGTTACTATGGGAGCGCCGATTTCGCGTCCTATGGTCCTGAGGGCTTTCTCGAGCGACTCTCCCGGCGCCACAAAGGCGGCGGTGCCTCCTCCAAGGCCGGCAAGCCTCTTCAGGAAGCCTTCGTTGACAGCGGTATCAATGCCCACCGTGAAGATCCGCGTGCTGCCGAGAGACTTCTGGATGGTCTTGAGGACCCGGGACTCATCGCCGATCTGCCCGTCGGTAAGGAGCACGATAAGGGGCAGGGCCGCCGATTCCTGCCGCGATGAAATCTTCGAGAGGGCATCGTTTACCGCCCGGTCAATCTCTGTTCCTCCGCGGCTGTCAATGCCGCGCAGGAACCTGTTCCCCTTCTCCTGTCCATCCTCGTCGGCATGGACGAAGCAGTGCACCTTGCCCTCGGCTGACTGCTCCATCCATTCCACCTTGTCGTCAAAGGCCAGGATGGCAAAGCGGTCCCTGGGCTCGAGGGTTGCCAGCAGGAGCGCGCAGGCCCTCGCTGCCGAGGCCATCTTGATGCCTTCCATCGAGCCGGAGCGGTCAAGGATGAATACGACATCACGGGCAAGGCCCCTGAAGCCTTCCCTGAGAGGAGGAACCAGTGAGATCATGCCGTACCGTTCTCCCTGAGCGCTCAGGGCCGTGATGAACCTGGTGGTGACTTTTTCGCCGGCGAGGCGCCAGCGAAGCACGAAGTCCCTGTTGAGGCGCTCGCTCTCGCGGGCGAGTTCCACGGTGATGGTGCCGTTATCGTTTGACGTCCTGGTGGCGTGCTGTGAGCACACCAGGTCGGCAAAGCCTTGTTCTCCCTTGTGTGAAGATGGCAGGAACTCCACCCTGATGCCGAGGCGCACGGCGGGATCCATCCCGGGGACAAGGCGCGGCGGGGTAATGCGGGAGGCGTCAGGCACCACGTCGGTGTCATCTTCAACACCCCGGCCCACCTGATCCCTTTCCAGGGGCGCCCCGGGGATATAGCGGGGCGCCACCACGAGAGGCAGCCTGATTTCCGTCGAGCCGTCCTCAAAGTAAGGGAGCCCCTCACAGTAGGTGATCTTGACGGAAATCTCCTCTCCGGGAGGCACGTTTCCCACCTGCACGGTGAACACATCATCGCGCTCCTTTTCCAGCAGAGCGGCCCTCTTGCCGTCACTGAGGGCCTTCTGGTAATCCCGGCGGGCCTCCTCGCGCTCCTTCACGACTCCCTTTATCACCCTGTCCTTCACCTTCATCTCGAAGGAAGTGACGGCGGCGCCCCCTGCGAGGGGAAAGATGTAGACCGCCTCCAGGTGCTCAGTGAAGGTATTCCTGAATACCTCTGTCACCGTCACCTCGGCGATACGCTCGGTGACGCATGCGGTGATATCCACCGAGGCAAGGGGAAGCGCCACTTTGCCGCCGGGAGTGCTGAGGGTGAGCATCCCGAGGGCCCTCTTGAGGGGCTCGCCTTTCAGCTCGAGAAGAGGGAGTTCTGTCTTTGTCGTTCCAGCCATGGTATGGGCTCCTTTCGCTTCAGCAAGAAGCATTTTTTAATGCGGCAAGGGCCGCTTTGAACCTTTGAAGCAGCAGTGAGGGGTCGCCCGGGGGCTCCCACCCTTTTTCCGCCACGATCTTGAAGCCGGGCTCAAGGATAATCTCCTGGAGCGAGATGACGGGGAGCGGCCGAGGACCTTCATCCTTCCGGGCCTCCTCGACGGCGGTGAGCATGGCCTCCAGCTCATCATTGCTCAGCCCGTAGAGTTTTTCCTGTATCCGGGAGAGGGGAAGTGCGAGGGCCTGGAGAGCCTTGACTGCCATGAGCTGGAGCACATGGCGTTTCCCGTAATGGGCGTGGCGGCCCGACTGGGAAGGCCTGTCAAGAAGGCCCAGCGTGGTATAGTACCTGATGGTCCTTGTATCGGGCACCGAGGAGACACGGTTGTCGGGGAGGCTCCTGTCAATGCCCCTTTTCCTCAGCAGGTTCTCCACTTCCCTTGAAAGCTCTTCTATGGTGAGGTGTCCATCTTGCAGGTTCATCTTGACAGTATTATAGCAAATTACTGTAAAACTGTCAAGATATGGGGAAAAGGTCCATTTCCCCGGGGGGAAGAATATTCATAGAGAAGAGTCAAGAAAAACAAGGCGGTGTCACAATGAAAAAGACCATGACATGGGGCGCAAGGGCGGCAGTGTTTTGCCTGGCGGCAATTCTGCTTTTTTCCCTCGGGGCGATGTGGGCGAAGGAGGGAGGGCTCAAGATAACGGTGAACAATGCCCCTTCAGAGATAACGCCCCTTGAGAGCGGCGGCACTCTTCTCGTGCCCCTCAGTTTTCCCATTGAAGAGGGAAAGAGCACATGGACTGTCACCATGGAATATGACAAGGCCAAGGGGACCCTCAATATCCAGAAGACCCTCTACAAGGAGAAGCTCCGCGGCGATACGAAATGCCAGCGCTGTGACGGCACGGGGAAGTGCCAGGCATGCTACCCCGCGGGATCGGGGAAGAATGCCGTTGGCAATCCATGTTACATCTGCGACGGCACGGGGAAATGCTTTTACTGCAACGGTGAGGGGAAATACTGAGAATAAGGGAAGAGCAGCCACCTGGCAGGCTCGAGAGAAGACGATAGGTGAGAATGGTGAAAAGAGTCTTTCTTGAGGGAATAATTCTCTTTCTCATCTTGGCGGGAATGGCTCCTCTGCAGGCAGGAGAGCCGGCAGGGGGCCTTGAGAAGGGCATTCTCTGCCTTAAAAAGAGCCAGTACGCCGAATGCCGGAGAGAGCTTGATGGGGCGATCAGGATCGCCAGGGGAAAAAAGGACAGAGCGGCAGAGGCGAAAGCGCTTCTCTGGCGTGCCCGCCTTTCCTTCGAGCTCTGCCTTTATGACAGCCTCTTCCGGGATGCCTCCGACGCAGAGCGGATCTTCACCGCCATGGGAAACAGCGAGGGAATTGCTTCCGGCCGTATCCTCACCGCATGGTATTATCTTTCAAAAGACAGGCGCGCAGAGGCCTGGAAAGTCCTTGAGGAGGTCTCCGGGCTGAAAGACAGCTCGCCTGAGAATGCGGCGGATTATTATCTCCTGAGAGGAAGGCTTTTAATCGCGCGCGAGGCTTACGACATGGCGGGGAAGAACTTTGAAGAGGCGTCGAAGCGAGCCGCGGCCTGCGGCGACAGGGAGCGCTCTCTGCTGGCGGCATTGGGAGCCGCGCGGCTTGCCTCTGCTGAAAAAAAATTTGAAAAGGCTCATCAGGCCTGCACCACAGCAATGGACGATGCCAGAGAGTCAGGGAGGCCGTATCTTGCGGCGCTGCTTCTCCAGGCACAGGCCGAGGTGAGCCGGGCGGAAAACCGCACCGACGAGGCCATGGTAGATTTCTTCTCTGCTGCGGTCATGTTTGAGAATCTCGGGAATAAAGGCAAGGCAGCCCAGGTAAACCTCCAGCTTGCCGATCTCTTCCAGGGCCTCAGCAGGTGGGATAAGGCTACACTTTACGGCAGAAAGGCCCTCTCGCTTTACCAGTCATCCCACGATTACTATGGCACGCTCATCTCATGCTATGCTCTTATCTCACAGATTTACACGACGGAGGATAAATCCGGTTTAGAGCCCCTGCTTGCTCAGATGAGAGAGGCCTCCGCCAGGTGCACAGATCCCCGGGACAGGGCCTGGGAAAAGCAGCTCGAGGGGAATTTCACTGCCTACCTCAAGAATGACAGAATTGCATCACTCTCCCTTTATAAGGAGAGCGTTGATCTCTACAGGGCATGCGGCGATAAAAGAGGCCTTCTCAAGAGCCTCATGGCAGAGGCAGGCGTCCTGAGTTTCCTTGCACGTTACAATCAAGCGATAAAGCTTTACCGGGAGGCGCTTGCTCTTTCTACATCGCTTCCTCCCCTGCCGGAGGGCGATGACAGGGAGTTTTTCCATTTCCAGAGCCCCGGTGCGATAAGTGCGAAGATAGGTGACACCCTTCTCATGCAGTCAATGTACCGGGACGCCCTGGAGTATTATGACAAAGCCATTGCCTTCAACGAAGGCGATACCCATACCTTTGACAGGATTCAGAACCGTTTCGGCGCCATTATCGTGTCTATCGCCACCTATGATCTGGAGCGGGCAGAGAAAGATATCAGGACATCACTCAGTGAGATCAAGACTCTCACAAAGCCCCCCCAGAGAGCTGTCTCATATTATCTCATCTCAACCGCTCTGTCCATGTCCAGAAGCTCCCAGGGGATAAAAGGTTATTCCCGCTTCACCTCGATGAAGGAATCGGTGAGCGGGGAGCTCATGAAAAAGATCTTTTCCGATCCTCTTCTTCGCGAGCAGGTGCTCAGCGGCTACAGGGACTGGATTGCCTATGCCCACGAGAAGAAAAGCAAGCTGGATGAAGGGATGGCCCACCTTTTCCTCGGTTTTTTCTATTTTTCAGGGGGGAGGAATGATGAAGCCATCACCTATTATGGAAAAGCCAGGGAGCTCTTCATGCAGGGAGGCGCCCCCATGTGGGAGCAGATGGGCTATATTTACATGTCCCAGCTCTACATGGAAGAAGGGAAGAAGAGAGAAGCCCTGAGGCTCCTGAAAGAGGCGGTAAGCTCCAAGGGACCAGGCCTGCAGCCTGACATGAAAATGAGTTTTCTTTGCACAATGGCCGCGCTGGCGCGGGACATCGAGGGGCCGGAGAAAGCCCTCCATTATTACCGTGAAGCCCTCGACGAGGCGAAGAAACAGCAGAATCCAAGGCTTGTCCCCCATATCCTGGTGGGGATGAGCAATAAATACCACGAGATGGGGAATTACCAGGAATCGAGCAGGTGCAGTAATGAAGCGCTCTCTTTGCTGAAAGAATCGGGGAGCAGGATGATTGCCGCGCTTGCCAGCTTTTACCTGGGGAGAGATGCCGAGGCGCTTGGCAGGGATGAAGAGGCCATTGCCTTTTACCGGCGGGCAATGGATGGCTTCAGAGCGATCGGGAGCATTTACGACGAGAGAGATACGGTGCTGAAGCTCGGCGGTCTCCTCGAAAAAAAGGGGAGCGCGAGTGAAGCGCTTGCCCTTTACCGGGAGATGATAAAAGAACTCTCTGACATGACCCGGCGTGACCTGACAGGGCAGAAGGCAGGCAGGGGAGATGCCCAGGTAAAGGAGCTTTTTGAGAGGACTCTCGCGATTCTGATAAAGAACGGCAAATATGATGAAGCATTAAGCTGTTTTAACCTCTCGGCAACTTTTGACGTTGCCGGTAATATTGACCTTGTGAAGTTCTCTAAAAATGATGAAAAACTCAAGAAACTGCTGGAAAGGATGCAATCGCTGGGCTCCGCGATGAAGACCATCCAGAGTGATCTTGAAAATGTAGATGATAAGAAACGGACTGATTTTCTCTCGGGAATTCTCGCGAAGACCCGCCAGGAGTTCTTTGCCGTGATCAACGAGATCAGGGAGAAAAACCCTGACTATGAGCAGTTTCTCTCCATGCAGGGAGCCGATCTCGCGGCGCTGCAGCCCATCATTCCCCAGGATACACTCCTTCTCCAGTATTACCCGGCCAGGGAGGCCCTCTATATTTTCCTCGTGGACAGGGCCCGCTTTTCCATAAGAAAAGTGGAAGTGCCCCGTGAGCAGCTTTATTCACTCGTGAGGCAGTTCAGGGAGGAACTCTTCTCGCGCCGTCACGGTGCCTTCCCGGGGAAGAGCCGTGCTCACCTTTACCGTTATCTCCTTGCGCCTGTGAAGGATGAGATAGCAAAGAAGAAACAGCTTGAAGTGATCCCCGGCGGCCTCCTATGGTACATTCCCTTTGAAGTGCTTGGCGATGAGGGAAAACCGAGTCTCATCGAGGAAATTTCGGTAGGATACCTCTATTCTTCAGATATAACAAAGCTTTTTGGCGCATCAAAAGGAGCATCTGTTTCACCTTCAAGCCTCCTCGCCTTTGGGGCTCCCGCTGGATCTGATGTGCCCTCGTCACTCCAGGAGGTGCAGGATATCGGAAAGATTTTCAGCTCTTCCAGGATCTACCATGGCAGCGAGGCAACAAAGGAGCGCTTCACAAGGGAGGCACCCTCGGCTTCGATTATACACCTTGCCACTCACAGCAGCCTCAACAGAGATGATATCAATAAGTCATATATCCAGTTCTCAGGAGGCGAGGGAAAGCTCTACCTCGGAGACATATATGGGCTCCAGGTTCCCGGGGCGTCAATAGTGGTCCTCAGTTCGTGCGAGAGCGCCCTGG
This sequence is a window from Candidatus Eremiobacterota bacterium. Protein-coding genes within it:
- a CDS encoding VIT domain-containing protein — translated: MAGTTKTELPLLELKGEPLKRALGMLTLSTPGGKVALPLASVDITACVTERIAEVTVTEVFRNTFTEHLEAVYIFPLAGGAAVTSFEMKVKDRVIKGVVKEREEARRDYQKALSDGKRAALLEKERDDVFTVQVGNVPPGEEISVKITYCEGLPYFEDGSTEIRLPLVVAPRYIPGAPLERDQVGRGVEDDTDVVPDASRITPPRLVPGMDPAVRLGIRVEFLPSSHKGEQGFADLVCSQHATRTSNDNGTITVELARESERLNRDFVLRWRLAGEKVTTRFITALSAQGERYGMISLVPPLREGFRGLARDVVFILDRSGSMEGIKMASAARACALLLATLEPRDRFAILAFDDKVEWMEQSAEGKVHCFVHADEDGQEKGNRFLRGIDSRGGTEIDRAVNDALSKISSRQESAALPLIVLLTDGQIGDESRVLKTIQKSLGSTRIFTVGIDTAVNEGFLKRLAGLGGGTAAFVAPGESLEKALRTIGREIGAPIVTDISIADEGAQADRASLAPFPVADLFAGKATCVYFTHKAVGALKVKGRHIDGSSFEETITPEELPLHALSSLWARSRIADLEDRFRIEPQRQQEIKREIIAISTGHSILSRFTAFIVVDESEIVNKDGSRRTVVQPVEMPDQWDMKLKQQSAPRGAGAPAPGFMASLSAAMPMITAAECFSPAMDECFEGAIAAEGMPGPMKSISRMAKTIGDIAAKGKSTSPVRNELVPKPEPMEKKPQMQRQKAPSIPFGQALEEYRKSVEEALQKLKKGQLPDGELMEKPRKALLEILGDYERAHELPELMKFLRTEAVELVASLSVPGVKPQSLAALFEKHYKALELILKNIGAKGTAPPDAAGAFWEETI
- a CDS encoding MerR family transcriptional regulator, which encodes MNLQDGHLTIEELSREVENLLRKRGIDRSLPDNRVSSVPDTRTIRYYTTLGLLDRPSQSGRHAHYGKRHVLQLMAVKALQALALPLSRIQEKLYGLSNDELEAMLTAVEEARKDEGPRPLPVISLQEIILEPGFKIVAEKGWEPPGDPSLLLQRFKAALAALKNASC
- a CDS encoding CHAT domain-containing tetratricopeptide repeat protein, which encodes MVKRVFLEGIILFLILAGMAPLQAGEPAGGLEKGILCLKKSQYAECRRELDGAIRIARGKKDRAAEAKALLWRARLSFELCLYDSLFRDASDAERIFTAMGNSEGIASGRILTAWYYLSKDRRAEAWKVLEEVSGLKDSSPENAADYYLLRGRLLIAREAYDMAGKNFEEASKRAAACGDRERSLLAALGAARLASAEKKFEKAHQACTTAMDDARESGRPYLAALLLQAQAEVSRAENRTDEAMVDFFSAAVMFENLGNKGKAAQVNLQLADLFQGLSRWDKATLYGRKALSLYQSSHDYYGTLISCYALISQIYTTEDKSGLEPLLAQMREASARCTDPRDRAWEKQLEGNFTAYLKNDRIASLSLYKESVDLYRACGDKRGLLKSLMAEAGVLSFLARYNQAIKLYREALALSTSLPPLPEGDDREFFHFQSPGAISAKIGDTLLMQSMYRDALEYYDKAIAFNEGDTHTFDRIQNRFGAIIVSIATYDLERAEKDIRTSLSEIKTLTKPPQRAVSYYLISTALSMSRSSQGIKGYSRFTSMKESVSGELMKKIFSDPLLREQVLSGYRDWIAYAHEKKSKLDEGMAHLFLGFFYFSGGRNDEAITYYGKARELFMQGGAPMWEQMGYIYMSQLYMEEGKKREALRLLKEAVSSKGPGLQPDMKMSFLCTMAALARDIEGPEKALHYYREALDEAKKQQNPRLVPHILVGMSNKYHEMGNYQESSRCSNEALSLLKESGSRMIAALASFYLGRDAEALGRDEEAIAFYRRAMDGFRAIGSIYDERDTVLKLGGLLEKKGSASEALALYREMIKELSDMTRRDLTGQKAGRGDAQVKELFERTLAILIKNGKYDEALSCFNLSATFDVAGNIDLVKFSKNDEKLKKLLERMQSLGSAMKTIQSDLENVDDKKRTDFLSGILAKTRQEFFAVINEIREKNPDYEQFLSMQGADLAALQPIIPQDTLLLQYYPAREALYIFLVDRARFSIRKVEVPREQLYSLVRQFREELFSRRHGAFPGKSRAHLYRYLLAPVKDEIAKKKQLEVIPGGLLWYIPFEVLGDEGKPSLIEEISVGYLYSSDITKLFGASKGASVSPSSLLAFGAPAGSDVPSSLQEVQDIGKIFSSSRIYHGSEATKERFTREAPSASIIHLATHSSLNRDDINKSYIQFSGGEGKLYLGDIYGLQVPGASIVVLSSCESALGDENPGREYASLASAFAIAGSPSVIASLWRVEDKGTALLFREFYSGLKEGLGRSEALRRAKISLMGKKDTASPFYWAGFILLGDWR